In one window of Meleagris gallopavo isolate NT-WF06-2002-E0010 breed Aviagen turkey brand Nicholas breeding stock chromosome 4, Turkey_5.1, whole genome shotgun sequence DNA:
- the SLC34A2 gene encoding sodium-dependent phosphate transport protein 2B, whose protein sequence is MAPWPEVDKPETNNYIGDSSKQNQNMPGKEGENHKGNVASLGNKVEIQPAFSTIALIDETRQEEDPWALPELQDTGVKWSELDRKGKIIRVLYGIGKFIMLLGLLYLFVCSLDVLSSAFQLVGGKAAGDIFKDDSVLSNPVAGLVIGVLVTVMVQSSSTSSSIIVSMVSSTLLTVQSAIPIIMGANIGTSVTNTIVALMQAGDRNEFRRAFAGATIHDFFNWLAVFALLPIEVISGYLYHLTNVIVESFHLESGEDAPELLKVITDPFTKLIIELDKSVINAIATNDESAKNKSLVKIWCVTETNVTLQNVTIPPSENCTSSELCWSEGNVTWTLKNISETEYITKCRHLFTETDLPDLAIGLILLALSLLVLCSCLVMIVKLLNSVLKGQVASVIKKTINTDFPFPFTWLAGYLAMLAGAGMTFVVQSSSVFTSAITPLVGIGVISIERSYPLTLGANIGTTTTAILAALASPGSTLKYSLQIALCHFFFNVSGIILFYPLPFTRLPIRMSKSLGNITAKYRWFAIFYLLICFFLFPLFVFGLSLAGWPVLLGVCLPLLALFIAVIVINIMQTRRPHSLPEKLQNWDFLPIWMHSLEPWDNMIMSSLSFCGKHCCGFCKCCKVNAEQEGAKDNQLKTMEVYENTITMADEERGVRRAPAAACVEKTGTNNTAL, encoded by the exons ATGGCTCCTTGGCCTGAGGTAGACAAGCCTGAAACCAATAACTATATTGGTGATTCCtccaaacaaaaccagaacatGCCcggaaaagaaggagaaaatcaCAAAG GGAACGTGGCTTCACTTGGAAACAAAGTGGAAATTCAACCTGCATTTTCCACAATAGCATTGATAGATGAGACAAGGCAGGAAGAAGACCCATGGGCTCTGCCAGAACTGCAGGACACTGGAGTCAAGTGGTCAG aactggatagaaaaggaaaaatcattcGTGTGCTCTATGGAATAGGAAAGTTTATTATGTTGCTTGGATTACTCTACTTGTTCGTGTGTTCTCTGGATGTACTGAGTTCTGCTTTTCAACTAGTAGGAG GTAAAGCAGCAGGGGACATTTTTAAAGATGATTCAGTGCTCTCTAATCCTGTTGCGGGGCTGGTGATAGGAGTTTTGGTGACTGTGATGGTCCAGAGCTCCAGCACTTCTTCATCCATTATCGTCAGCATGGTGTCCTCTACAT TGCTGACTGTACAATCAGCTATTCCTATCATTATGGGGGCAAACATTGGTACCTCAGTTACAAACACAATTGTGGCGCTCATGCAAGCCGGGGACAGGAATGAATTTAGAAG GGCCTTTGCTGGGGCAACAATTCATGATTTCTTTAACTGGCTTGCTGTGTTTGCATTGTTGCCCATTGAAGTCATTTCTGGCTATCTTTACCATCTCACCAACGTTATAGTTGAGTCCTTTCATCTTGAAAGTGGTGAAGATGCCCCTGAGCTACTAAAAGTCATCACAGACCCTTTTACAAAGCTCATCATTGAG CTTGATAAATCTGTAATAAATGCAATTGCTACTAATGATGAatcagcaaaaaacaaaagcctggTAAAGATTTGGTGCGTAACTGAAACCAATGTG ACACTGCAGAATGTCACAATTCCACCTTCAGAGAACTGCACGTCTTCTGAACTTTGCTGGTCAGAAGGAAATGTGACGTGGACCTTGAAAAACATATCTGAAACAGAATATATCACTAAAT gccGGCATCTCTTTACAGAAACAGACCTGCCTGATCTTGCCATCGGTCTCATCCTTCTGGCTTTGTCCCTGCTGGTTCTTTGCTCCTGTTTGGTGATGATTGTTAAGCTGTTAAACTCTGTGCTTAAAGGACAAGTAGCAAGTGTTATCAAGAAGACAATCAACACTG ATTTCCCATTTCCTTTTACTTGGCTGGCTGGATACCTGGCTATGCTTGCAGGGGCTGGTATGACCTTCGTTGTCCAAAGTAGTTCTGTCTTCACATCTGCTATTACACCTCTTGTTG gCATTGGTGTTATAAGCATTGAGCGTTCTTATCCCCTCACCCTAGGAGCCAACATTGGCACAACCACAACAGCTATCCTTGCAGCTTTAGCAAGCCCAGGGAGtacattaaaatattcattacaG atTGCCTTGTGCCACTTTTTCTTCAATGTCTCTGGGATTATCCTGTTTTACCCGCTGCCTTTTACCCGGCTGCCAATCCGCATGAGCAAGAGCTTGGGAAACATAACAGCCAAGTACAGATGGTTTGCTATATTTTATCTTCTCatctgcttcttccttttccctttgtttgtATTTGGTCTGTCACTGGCGGGCTGGCCAGTCCTTTTGGGTGTTTGCCTTCCCCTGTTGGCTCTGTTTATTGCTGTGATTGTAATTAATATTATGCAGACAAGGCGGCCACATTCACTGCCTGAGAAGCTTCAAAACTGGGATTTTCTACCCATCTGGATGCACTCCCTAGAGCCCTGGGACAATATGATTATGTCTTCACTCTCCTTTTGTGGGAAGCATTGCTGCGGATTCTGCAAGTGCTGCAAAGTCAATGCAGAACAGGAGGGTGCCAAAGATAATCAGCTAAAAACTATGGAGGTTTATGAAAACACCATTACAATGGCTGATGAAGAAAGAGGTGTAAGAagggctccagctgcagctTGTGTTGAAAAAACAGGCACAAACAACACAGCCTTATAG